The Channa argus isolate prfri chromosome 14, Channa argus male v1.0, whole genome shotgun sequence genome includes a window with the following:
- the camsap2b gene encoding calmodulin-regulated spectrin-associated protein 2 isoform X4, giving the protein MQQCMSNRAAHYSFFSHRKKETRRSTATLQGHGGLHLPQLLENYRDAVPEELAEPFYRDQYNQEHLKPPVACLLQSAELYCRAGSLILRSDAVKPLLGHNAVIQALAQKGLYVTDQDRLVTERDLTRTPIHMSSHLALIDTLMMAYTVEMVSLERVMSCINRYSSVEASRSDGHNQELPYDTEDAITTWINKVNEHLRDILVEEQKLRDAALQESNTTTHKVMAVPLPWFQARYRREHVQLRNAPSLPLVENLLKDNTDGCALAALLHFYCPQAIKLEDICLKETLSLADSLYNLQLVQDFCRNNLNHCCHFSLEDMLYTHASIKSNYLVFMAELFWWFEVVKPSFVQPRVFNPNACEPISCRNMAPVSSPVKQSYADRADSEENIHSEGVMKRSTSMSYVDGYVGTWPKEKRSTSRGISFEIPLDGDPTLAPCEAPSLRSMTRSASSDGLGFKVHYASRGGMKRHLSLMPVSVNGQSKHILEEDEEFTSHKPLGRNNTFSVKNQSRYSNGVIPDSNHGSGNHHGDHGGHISPSTPPSIEEALKIIHDTERPHASLSMGDGDSGFFLHGTASSDPPGAQGEGDDLGLAKARLNDHDPNSVSTDEVDTGIHVRTEDIQSLDEDSSSLRDYSDIDPDCEAVTRSCPLPDWPERQRSREGRQKGVGDTRPEGERGDGGDRSSPCSSSAPTLPRSHTTSPVSSSGGSGGGMVRMTSFAEQKFRKLEGRSSGGTTPESSDLNVPYTLPTKNISSQISTPPLPITSPSPVTPSPRDHSHLIATEMIQLRMKLEEKRRAIEAQKKKVEAAFTHHRQRMGRTAFLNVVRRKGVTPPLSPSSVAGETLSPDPLTPSKEISQGRMERCKPDGAAPKSPCEDVGGLAPGETDLAEYTRSIERLNTSLSFLQTEMQRLAQQQEKIMAMREQQQQTWVIPPPVPSPNRQLRELRSSSVTCRGSGRGSVGSLSPILSSSSSARAPNHSTTGIKRRPASFHARTPRTPRPNDLKVTPFSRMLNTPTSVDSLPRLRRFTSSQSQLTSYAYLGHDEWPGYSKNQEAKDNEENTKDKEETMAKKSAGTLQHPTKEAAKESGKNEPPEERQEAEAQQSQTSEVLCQPVSEIQRNAGRQFKGEPQDRREVVEVPLSGLKPPSGHSQKITGEGETGEDDQKMCCGFFFKDDVKGEEDMAAKKAALLEKRLRREKEAQERKQQQELDQEQKKEAARLEAEEEHQKKDDEKARRDYIKNEYLRRKQLKLMEDMDEVIKPRSGSLKKKPRPKSIHRDVVESSTPPVRTTGVRPRGFSVSSVSLASLNLADNDREQPDNRKNNRSSKVAPAHVPFFLSFPKERKGRPDSAEGFSSCPSAGSRNGEKDWENDSTTSSTPSNNEYTGPKLYKEPSAKSNKHIIQNALAHCCLAGKVNEGQKNKILDEMEKSEANNFLVLFRDAGCQFRSVYTYLPETEEITKLAGIGPRSITTKMIEGLYKYNSDRKQFSQIPAKTMSASVDAITIASHLWQTKKQGTPKKLHPK; this is encoded by the exons AGTTCCCATCTGGCACTCATCGATACCCTGATGATGGCGTACACAGTGGAGATGGTGAGTTTGGAAAGAGTTATGTCCTGCATCAACAGATACTCCTCTGTTGAAGCTTCACGCAGTGACGGACATAATCAGGAACTGCCCTATGATACAGAGGATGCAATCACCACCTGGATCAACAag GTAAATGAACACCTGAGGGACATCCTTGTAGAAGAGCAGAAGCTGAGAGATGCTGCCTTGCAGGagtcaaacacaacaacacacaaa GTAATGGCTGTGCCGTTGCCATGGTTTCAGGCTCGCTACAGGAGGGAGCATGTCCAGCTGAGGAACGCGCCATCACTCCCTCTGGTGGAGAACCTGCTGAAAGACAACACAGATGGCTGTGCCCTTGCCGCCCTGCTGCACTTCTACTGCCCACAGGCCATCAAACTGGAAG ACATCTGCCTCAAAGAGACCTTGTCTCTGGCTGACAGTCTGTACAACCTCCAGCTAGTGCAGGACTTCTGCAGGAACAACCTCAACCACTGCTGCCACTTCAGCCTGGAGGACATGCTTTATACACATGCATCCATAAAG AGTAACTACCTGGTGTTTATGGCTGAGCTTTTCTGGTGGTTTGAAGTGGTTAAACCCTCGTTTGTGCAACCTCGAGTTTTCAACCCAAACG cctgTGAGCCCATATCCTGTAGAAATATGGCTCCTGTGTCCAGTCCTGTCAAACAGAGCTATGCAGACAGAGCTGACAGCGAGGAAAATATCCATTCTGAAG GTGTAATGAAGAGATCTACCTCCATGTCGTATGTGGATGGCTACGTTGGGACATGGCCCAAAGAAAAACG CTCCACCTCTCGGGGAATCTCCTTTGAAATTCCTCTGGATGGAGACCCAACTTTAGCACCCTGTGAAGCTCCCTCACTGCGTAGTATGACCCGCTCTGCTAGCAGTGACGGTCTTGGGTTCAAAGTTCACTACGCATCTCGAGGGGGCATGAAGCGGCACCTCTCCCTGATGCCTGTCAGTGTAAATGGCCAGAGCAAACACATActagaggaggatgaagagttcACTTCCCACAAACCACTGGGGCGAAACAACACATTCTCAGTCAAGAACCAAAGCAG GTACTCCAATGGTGTCATCCCAGACAGCAACCACGGCTCCGGCAATCACCACGGTGACCACGGTGGCCATATCAGCCCATCAACCCCTCCGAGTATTGAAGAAGCTCTGAAGATTATCCACGACACTGAAAGACCTCACGCTAGCTTGAGCATGGGTGACGGTGACAGTGGATTCTTTCTCCATGGTACAGCGTCTTCAGATCCTCCAGGGGCCCAAGGTGAAGGAGACGACCTGGGTTTAGCTAAGGCTCGACTGAACGACCATGACCCCAACTCTGTGTCCACTGATGAAGTTGACACAGGTATCCATGTGAGGACTGAGGACATCCAGAGCTTGGACGAAGACTCCTCCTCTCTGAGAGACTATTCAGATATAGATCCAGACTGTGAGGCCGTGACCAGGTCGTGCCctctgcctgattggccagagaggcagagaagcaGGGAAGGAAGACAAAAAGGGGTTGGTGACACTAGACCCGAGGGTGAGAGAGGTGATGGAGGTGACAGGAGCAGTCCCTGTTCCAGTTCAGCACCCACGCTCCCCAGATCTCACACCACCAGCCCTGTCTCATCTTCTGGTGGCTCCGGAGGAGGTATGGTGCGGATGACAAGCTTTGCAGAGCAGAAGTTCAGGAAGTTAGAGGGGAGAAGTAGTGGAGGAACAACCCCAGAGAGTTCAGATCTAAATGTACCATATACTCTcccaacaaaaaacatttcttctcag aTCTCTACACCACCTTTGCCAATAACATCTCCCAGTCCAGTAACACCTTCACCAAGAGATCACTCCCACCTCATAGCTACAGAGATGATTCAACTGAGGATGAAGCTGGAAGAAAAACGCAGAGCCATTGAAGCCCAAAAGAAGAAG GTGGAAGCAGCTTTTACCCACCATCGTCAGAGAATGGGCAGAACAGCCTTTCTGAATGTAGTGAGAAGAAAAGGAGTCACGCCCCCCCTCAGCCCCAGCTCAGTGGCAGGAGAAACCCTTTCCCCAGACCCACTGACACCCTCTAAGGAAATTAGCCAGGGCCGCATGGAACGGTGCAAGCCAGATGGAGCAGCCCCCAAATCCCCCTGTGAGGATGTTGGAG GTTTGGCTCCTGGAGAAACCGACCTTGCGGAATACACTCGCTCCATTGAAAGGTTAAACACTTCGCTGAGCTTCCTGCAGACAGAGATGCAGCGTTTGGCCCAGCAGCAGGAGAAGATCATGGCCATGAGAGAGCAACAGCAACAGACCTGGGTCATTCCTCCTCCCGTTCCATCTCCAAACAGGCAGCTCCGTGAGCTGCGTAGCAGCAGTGTAACATGCCGGGGATCAGGCCGAGGCTCAGTGGGCTCCTTGTCTCCCATTTTGTCCTCTTCTAGCTCTGCACGTGCTCCAAATCATTCTACCACTGGTATTAAACGGCGACCAGCCTCTTTCCATGCCAGAACACCTCGCACTCCTCGACCAAATGATCTGAAGGTTACTCCCTTCAGCCGAATGCTCAACACCCCCACATCAGTGGACAGCCTGCCAAGATTGAGGCGCTTCACTTCCAGTCAATCCCAGCTCACTTCTTATGCCTACTTAGGCCACGATGAGTGGCCCGGGTATAGCAAGAACCAAGAGGCTAAGGACAACGAAGAAAACACTAAAGACAAGGAAGAGACAATGGCAAAGAAGAGTGCTGGTACTCTTCAGCATCCTACTAAAGAAGCAGCCAAAGAGAGTGGTAAAAATGAGCCACCGGAGGAGAGGCAAGAGGCAGAAGCCCAGCAGTCGCAGACATCAGAAGTGTTGTGTCAACCAGTGTCTGAGATCCAAAGGAATGCGGGCAGACAGTTCAAAGGAGAACCCCAGGACCGGAGAGAGGTGGTGGAGGTGCCTCTGTCTGGGCTGAAGCCTCCAAGTGGTCATAGTCAGAAGATAACAGGAGAGGGAGAAACTGGAGAAGATGACCAAAAGATGTGCTGTGGGTTTTTCTTTAAG GATGATGTGAAAGGGGAAGAGGACATGGCAGCAAAGAAGGCAGCGCTGCTGGAGAAGAGgctgaggagagagaaagaggccCAGGAAAGGAAACAACAGCAGGAGCTGGACCAGGAGCAGAAGAAAGAAGCTGCACG GctggaggcagaggaggagcatCAGAAGAAGGATGACGAAAAAGCGAGGAGggattatattaaaaatgaatatttgagGAGAAAGCAGCTCAAACTGATGGAAGACATGGATGAGGTAATTAAACCTAGATCTGGAAGTCTAAAGAAGAAGCCACGTCCCAAGTCCATCCACAGGGACGTCGTGGAGTCGTCTACTCCACCTGTGAGAACAACAG GGGTGCGTCCTCGAGGCTTTTCGGTGTCTAGTGTTTCTCTGGCATCACTCAACCTGGCTGACAATGACAGAGAGCAGCCAGATAACAGGAAGAACAACAG AAGCAGTAAAGTAGCTCCTGCCCATGTTCCATTTTTTCTAAGCTTTcccaaagaaagaaagggaag ACCAGACTCTGCAGAAGGATTTTCCTCTTGTCCTTCGGCTGGTAGTCGTAATGGAGAAAAGGATTGGGAAAATGATTCTACGACCTCCTCCACTCCCTCTAACAATGAGTACACAG GACCCAAACTATACAAAGAGCCCAGTGCCAAATCCAACAAGCACATCATTCAGAATGCCCTGGCTCACTGCTGTCTGGCTGGCAAGGTCAACGAAGGACAGAAGAACAAAATACTTGAT GAAATGGAGAAATCTGAAGCCAATAACTTTCTGGTGTTGTTCCGTGATGCTGGGTGCCAGTTCAGGTCTGTGTACACCTACCTCCCTGAGACGGAGGAGATCACCAAGCTGGCCGGCATCGGGCCAAGAAGCATCACAACCAAGATGATTGAGGGCCTGTACAAATACAACTCAGACAGAAAGCAGTTTAGCCAGATTCCAGCCAAAACCATGTCTGCCAGTGTGGATGCCATCACCATTGCCAGCCATTTGTGGCAGACAAAGAAGCAGGGGACGCCTAAAAAATTGCATCCTAAGTAG
- the camsap2b gene encoding calmodulin-regulated spectrin-associated protein 2 isoform X7: MQQCMSNRAAHYSFFSHRKKETRRSTATYAVPEELAEPFYRDQYNQEHLKPPVACLLQSAELYCRAGSLILRSDAVKPLLGHNAVIQALAQKGLYVTDQDRLVTERDLTRTPIHMSSHLALIDTLMMAYTVEMVSLERVMSCINRYSSVEASRSDGHNQELPYDTEDAITTWINKVNEHLRDILVEEQKLRDAALQESNTTTHKVMAVPLPWFQARYRREHVQLRNAPSLPLVENLLKDNTDGCALAALLHFYCPQAIKLEDICLKETLSLADSLYNLQLVQDFCRNNLNHCCHFSLEDMLYTHASIKSNYLVFMAELFWWFEVVKPSFVQPRVFNPNACEPISCRNMAPVSSPVKQSYADRADSEENIHSEGVMKRSTSMSYVDGYVGTWPKEKRSTSRGISFEIPLDGDPTLAPCEAPSLRSMTRSASSDGLGFKVHYASRGGMKRHLSLMPVSVNGQSKHILEEDEEFTSHKPLGRNNTFSVKNQSRYSNGVIPDSNHGSGNHHGDHGGHISPSTPPSIEEALKIIHDTERPHASLSMGDGDSGFFLHGTASSDPPGAQGEGDDLGLAKARLNDHDPNSVSTDEVDTGIHVRTEDIQSLDEDSSSLRDYSDIDPDCEAVTRSCPLPDWPERQRSREGRQKGVGDTRPEGERGDGGDRSSPCSSSAPTLPRSHTTSPVSSSGGSGGGMVRMTSFAEQKFRKLEGRSSGGTTPESSDLNVPYTLPTKNISSQISTPPLPITSPSPVTPSPRDHSHLIATEMIQLRMKLEEKRRAIEAQKKKVEAAFTHHRQRMGRTAFLNVVRRKGVTPPLSPSSVAGETLSPDPLTPSKEISQGRMERCKPDGAAPKSPCEDVGGLAPGETDLAEYTRSIERLNTSLSFLQTEMQRLAQQQEKIMAMREQQQQTWVIPPPVPSPNRQLRELRSSSVTCRGSGRGSVGSLSPILSSSSSARAPNHSTTGIKRRPASFHARTPRTPRPNDLKVTPFSRMLNTPTSVDSLPRLRRFTSSQSQLTSYAYLGHDEWPGYSKNQEAKDNEENTKDKEETMAKKSAGTLQHPTKEAAKESGKNEPPEERQEAEAQQSQTSEVLCQPVSEIQRNAGRQFKGEPQDRREVVEVPLSGLKPPSGHSQKITGEGETGEDDQKMCCGFFFKDDVKGEEDMAAKKAALLEKRLRREKEAQERKQQQELDQEQKKEAARLEAEEEHQKKDDEKARRDYIKNEYLRRKQLKLMEDMDEVIKPRSGSLKKKPRPKSIHRDVVESSTPPVRTTGVRPRGFSVSSVSLASLNLADNDREQPDNRKNNRSSKVAPAHVPFFLSFPKERKGRPDSAEGFSSCPSAGSRNGEKDWENDSTTSSTPSNNEYTGPKLYKEPSAKSNKHIIQNALAHCCLAGKVNEGQKNKILDEMEKSEANNFLVLFRDAGCQFRSVYTYLPETEEITKLAGIGPRSITTKMIEGLYKYNSDRKQFSQIPAKTMSASVDAITIASHLWQTKKQGTPKKLHPK; encoded by the exons AGTTCCCATCTGGCACTCATCGATACCCTGATGATGGCGTACACAGTGGAGATGGTGAGTTTGGAAAGAGTTATGTCCTGCATCAACAGATACTCCTCTGTTGAAGCTTCACGCAGTGACGGACATAATCAGGAACTGCCCTATGATACAGAGGATGCAATCACCACCTGGATCAACAag GTAAATGAACACCTGAGGGACATCCTTGTAGAAGAGCAGAAGCTGAGAGATGCTGCCTTGCAGGagtcaaacacaacaacacacaaa GTAATGGCTGTGCCGTTGCCATGGTTTCAGGCTCGCTACAGGAGGGAGCATGTCCAGCTGAGGAACGCGCCATCACTCCCTCTGGTGGAGAACCTGCTGAAAGACAACACAGATGGCTGTGCCCTTGCCGCCCTGCTGCACTTCTACTGCCCACAGGCCATCAAACTGGAAG ACATCTGCCTCAAAGAGACCTTGTCTCTGGCTGACAGTCTGTACAACCTCCAGCTAGTGCAGGACTTCTGCAGGAACAACCTCAACCACTGCTGCCACTTCAGCCTGGAGGACATGCTTTATACACATGCATCCATAAAG AGTAACTACCTGGTGTTTATGGCTGAGCTTTTCTGGTGGTTTGAAGTGGTTAAACCCTCGTTTGTGCAACCTCGAGTTTTCAACCCAAACG cctgTGAGCCCATATCCTGTAGAAATATGGCTCCTGTGTCCAGTCCTGTCAAACAGAGCTATGCAGACAGAGCTGACAGCGAGGAAAATATCCATTCTGAAG GTGTAATGAAGAGATCTACCTCCATGTCGTATGTGGATGGCTACGTTGGGACATGGCCCAAAGAAAAACG CTCCACCTCTCGGGGAATCTCCTTTGAAATTCCTCTGGATGGAGACCCAACTTTAGCACCCTGTGAAGCTCCCTCACTGCGTAGTATGACCCGCTCTGCTAGCAGTGACGGTCTTGGGTTCAAAGTTCACTACGCATCTCGAGGGGGCATGAAGCGGCACCTCTCCCTGATGCCTGTCAGTGTAAATGGCCAGAGCAAACACATActagaggaggatgaagagttcACTTCCCACAAACCACTGGGGCGAAACAACACATTCTCAGTCAAGAACCAAAGCAG GTACTCCAATGGTGTCATCCCAGACAGCAACCACGGCTCCGGCAATCACCACGGTGACCACGGTGGCCATATCAGCCCATCAACCCCTCCGAGTATTGAAGAAGCTCTGAAGATTATCCACGACACTGAAAGACCTCACGCTAGCTTGAGCATGGGTGACGGTGACAGTGGATTCTTTCTCCATGGTACAGCGTCTTCAGATCCTCCAGGGGCCCAAGGTGAAGGAGACGACCTGGGTTTAGCTAAGGCTCGACTGAACGACCATGACCCCAACTCTGTGTCCACTGATGAAGTTGACACAGGTATCCATGTGAGGACTGAGGACATCCAGAGCTTGGACGAAGACTCCTCCTCTCTGAGAGACTATTCAGATATAGATCCAGACTGTGAGGCCGTGACCAGGTCGTGCCctctgcctgattggccagagaggcagagaagcaGGGAAGGAAGACAAAAAGGGGTTGGTGACACTAGACCCGAGGGTGAGAGAGGTGATGGAGGTGACAGGAGCAGTCCCTGTTCCAGTTCAGCACCCACGCTCCCCAGATCTCACACCACCAGCCCTGTCTCATCTTCTGGTGGCTCCGGAGGAGGTATGGTGCGGATGACAAGCTTTGCAGAGCAGAAGTTCAGGAAGTTAGAGGGGAGAAGTAGTGGAGGAACAACCCCAGAGAGTTCAGATCTAAATGTACCATATACTCTcccaacaaaaaacatttcttctcag aTCTCTACACCACCTTTGCCAATAACATCTCCCAGTCCAGTAACACCTTCACCAAGAGATCACTCCCACCTCATAGCTACAGAGATGATTCAACTGAGGATGAAGCTGGAAGAAAAACGCAGAGCCATTGAAGCCCAAAAGAAGAAG GTGGAAGCAGCTTTTACCCACCATCGTCAGAGAATGGGCAGAACAGCCTTTCTGAATGTAGTGAGAAGAAAAGGAGTCACGCCCCCCCTCAGCCCCAGCTCAGTGGCAGGAGAAACCCTTTCCCCAGACCCACTGACACCCTCTAAGGAAATTAGCCAGGGCCGCATGGAACGGTGCAAGCCAGATGGAGCAGCCCCCAAATCCCCCTGTGAGGATGTTGGAG GTTTGGCTCCTGGAGAAACCGACCTTGCGGAATACACTCGCTCCATTGAAAGGTTAAACACTTCGCTGAGCTTCCTGCAGACAGAGATGCAGCGTTTGGCCCAGCAGCAGGAGAAGATCATGGCCATGAGAGAGCAACAGCAACAGACCTGGGTCATTCCTCCTCCCGTTCCATCTCCAAACAGGCAGCTCCGTGAGCTGCGTAGCAGCAGTGTAACATGCCGGGGATCAGGCCGAGGCTCAGTGGGCTCCTTGTCTCCCATTTTGTCCTCTTCTAGCTCTGCACGTGCTCCAAATCATTCTACCACTGGTATTAAACGGCGACCAGCCTCTTTCCATGCCAGAACACCTCGCACTCCTCGACCAAATGATCTGAAGGTTACTCCCTTCAGCCGAATGCTCAACACCCCCACATCAGTGGACAGCCTGCCAAGATTGAGGCGCTTCACTTCCAGTCAATCCCAGCTCACTTCTTATGCCTACTTAGGCCACGATGAGTGGCCCGGGTATAGCAAGAACCAAGAGGCTAAGGACAACGAAGAAAACACTAAAGACAAGGAAGAGACAATGGCAAAGAAGAGTGCTGGTACTCTTCAGCATCCTACTAAAGAAGCAGCCAAAGAGAGTGGTAAAAATGAGCCACCGGAGGAGAGGCAAGAGGCAGAAGCCCAGCAGTCGCAGACATCAGAAGTGTTGTGTCAACCAGTGTCTGAGATCCAAAGGAATGCGGGCAGACAGTTCAAAGGAGAACCCCAGGACCGGAGAGAGGTGGTGGAGGTGCCTCTGTCTGGGCTGAAGCCTCCAAGTGGTCATAGTCAGAAGATAACAGGAGAGGGAGAAACTGGAGAAGATGACCAAAAGATGTGCTGTGGGTTTTTCTTTAAG GATGATGTGAAAGGGGAAGAGGACATGGCAGCAAAGAAGGCAGCGCTGCTGGAGAAGAGgctgaggagagagaaagaggccCAGGAAAGGAAACAACAGCAGGAGCTGGACCAGGAGCAGAAGAAAGAAGCTGCACG GctggaggcagaggaggagcatCAGAAGAAGGATGACGAAAAAGCGAGGAGggattatattaaaaatgaatatttgagGAGAAAGCAGCTCAAACTGATGGAAGACATGGATGAGGTAATTAAACCTAGATCTGGAAGTCTAAAGAAGAAGCCACGTCCCAAGTCCATCCACAGGGACGTCGTGGAGTCGTCTACTCCACCTGTGAGAACAACAG GGGTGCGTCCTCGAGGCTTTTCGGTGTCTAGTGTTTCTCTGGCATCACTCAACCTGGCTGACAATGACAGAGAGCAGCCAGATAACAGGAAGAACAACAG AAGCAGTAAAGTAGCTCCTGCCCATGTTCCATTTTTTCTAAGCTTTcccaaagaaagaaagggaag ACCAGACTCTGCAGAAGGATTTTCCTCTTGTCCTTCGGCTGGTAGTCGTAATGGAGAAAAGGATTGGGAAAATGATTCTACGACCTCCTCCACTCCCTCTAACAATGAGTACACAG GACCCAAACTATACAAAGAGCCCAGTGCCAAATCCAACAAGCACATCATTCAGAATGCCCTGGCTCACTGCTGTCTGGCTGGCAAGGTCAACGAAGGACAGAAGAACAAAATACTTGAT GAAATGGAGAAATCTGAAGCCAATAACTTTCTGGTGTTGTTCCGTGATGCTGGGTGCCAGTTCAGGTCTGTGTACACCTACCTCCCTGAGACGGAGGAGATCACCAAGCTGGCCGGCATCGGGCCAAGAAGCATCACAACCAAGATGATTGAGGGCCTGTACAAATACAACTCAGACAGAAAGCAGTTTAGCCAGATTCCAGCCAAAACCATGTCTGCCAGTGTGGATGCCATCACCATTGCCAGCCATTTGTGGCAGACAAAGAAGCAGGGGACGCCTAAAAAATTGCATCCTAAGTAG